The following are from one region of the Rhea pennata isolate bPtePen1 chromosome 28, bPtePen1.pri, whole genome shotgun sequence genome:
- the HR gene encoding lysine-specific demethylase hairless isoform X3 — protein sequence MASDARMGGWRRPQDAAQDAGVMERSGPAGALPRTAAAELGLAAPGYQEPAELGYCARLDAEKGHLRRGSEGSPEPGREPAGGGLGCPYAPARVRDALSRPPCGRKDAAELQRLLEPRDGEPKAGWAEPGKECRAPRWPEAVLATPLALYSHAYRRYPLPFAGLESQRPGKPRCLAEPASAGDTADGADDPTAFHHCPFLAEAKLAEHGPFLVSPLLPAEPMYGGGLGGAAPDGPGALGAERYATVDWHPAPYVPLWAQPLYLSPPPQGRKAPPAPFDGASSSGNKEFYPPKDPGFHLLAKDQVQPQLLSMGPAVPARQDRDGELPGAAWRDGRAGGGPAAPVPAAPPPRASAGHAGRPLFLLQPGVPGGSRAGTRPHAAGFPLEPAPGRPSRPKDESLVYQSLKPRSPLGPSEPDPSPLLTAGPYLPALSNTELPAASPCAASGSERCLGAGCWALRRPAAPAEAAGPDGEAALGASGSRFPCPSSNHTKLKKTWLTRHSEQSAPRCKALRREGPGGTPEAPAEGKRAAKRPHGSGDGPRGASEGPGAAKRGAKAADRAGAACPGAQERTALPEARNTELGEGGARSCAGAGPPERRRLQSVPCTALPASIPRCCACAAGARAGPGADGEDDDPPESACRLLHFRRFAFGASGELSVDGFCTLDEAEGEMLHLDVGSKERRSKSSSSLCLAKYLLSVLGDPFCEAVRRDREAWLGARGAHERLAAWRRGEGAPQLCDACQRGLFNSHWSCARCGFQLCPDCHRGRRQEVGPEDAAQPAECVPGQDHDVRSLVPTQFVPIHVLTELWKLLHEVRAKFDIKSRCPCGGGAAAGGPAEAAGSRQEEPGEEMPCLQPSSDGEADASGPIEDESPAPGPRSPGGPVPRGAVQTATLCDLLASTAVKLCLGRNGVRMAFAPVSPALPSDTRLASILDSIIARVVERKIQERQAGGPGAAEPPASHCLLAPGGLLWLHEPNHATNYQLFQEHWRRGQPVLVSGLQKTLDGRLWGPESFRPAGGEQEVEAVNLRAQPGRVRLSSKEFWDGFAASAACPEPEHGGDLLKLESGFGDMQLCRAANLSASLPLLEYCGPDGRLNLASYLRGERGRRWLRPRICVAYGLLLQAEEDGVDAPLKQRLWDARSRPGALWHIFRAEDAGRIRDFLQKACQDHERDGAAQPEPAARCSHYLDLSLRRRLREECGVSSWTLLQFLGDAVLVPAGAPHQHSGQVQTLTGTVSVEQRFLSPENAARLRDYSAGPAGAARCLRAQMDGMIFSAVREAVGVLQGCK from the exons ATGGCCAGCGATGCCAGGATGGGCGGCTGGCGGAGACCCCAGGACGCCGCCCAGGATGCCGGGGTGATGGAGCGCagcgggccggcgggggcccTGCCTCGGACGGCCGCCGCGGAGCTGGGACTCGCGGCCCCCGGCTACCAGGAGCCCGCCGAGCTGGGCTACTGCGCCAGGCTGGATGCGGAGAAGGGGCATCTCCGGAGGGGCTCCGAGGGGAGCCCGGAGCCCGGCCGGGAGCCCGCCGGGGGCGGCCTGGGCTGTCCCTACGCGCCGGCGCGCGTGCGGGATGCCCTGAGCCGCCCGCCCTGCGGCCGCAAGGACGCCGCCGAGCTGCAGCGGCTGCTGGAGCCCCGTGACGGCGAGCCCAAGGCGGGCTGGGCTGAGCCGGGCAAGGAGTGCCGGGCGCCGCGGTGGCCCGAGGCCGTGCTGGCCACCCCGCTGGCCCTCTACAGCCACGCGTACCGCCGCTACCCGCTGCCCTTCGCCGGGCTGGAGAGCCAGCGCCCTGGCAAGCCCCGGTGCCTCGCCGAGCCCGCCAGTGCTGGCGACACGGCGGACGGGGCCGACGACCCCACGGCTTTCCACCACTGCCCCTTCCTGGCCGAGGCCAAGCTGGCTGAGCACGGCCCCTTCCTCGTGTCGCCACTGCTGCCGGCTGAGCCCATGTACGGCGGCGGGCTGGGCGGTGCGGCGCCGGACGGCCCTGGGGCGCTGGGCGCCGAGCGCTACGCCACCGTGGACTGGCACCCGGCGCCCTACGTGCCGCTCTGGGCACAGCCCCTCTACCTGAGCCCCCCGCCGCAAGGGCGCAAGGCACCTCCGGCCCCCTTCGACGGCGCCTCCAGCTCAGGGAACAAG GAGTTTTACCCCCCAAAAGACCCCGGCTTCCACCTCCTGGCCAAGGACCAAGTGCAACCTCAGCTGCTCAGCATGGGCCCGGCGGTGCCGGCAAGGCAGGACAGAGACGGGGAGCTGCCGGGCGCTGCGTGGAGGGACGGcagagccggcggcggcccAGCAGCGCCCGTtcccgctgccccgccgccgcgcgccagCGCCGGCCACGCGGGACGCCCGCTCTTCTTGCTGCAGCCCGGTGTGCCGGGGGGCTCCCGGGCCGGCACACGGCCCCACGCCGCGGGTTTCCCTCTGGAGCCGGCGCCAGGCAGGCCCTCCAGGCCCAAAGACGAGAGCCTCGTGTATCAAAGCCTGAAGCCCAGGTCGCCGCTGGGACCGAGCGAGCCCGACCCGTCGCCTCTGCTCACCGCCGGGCCCTACCTGCCGGCCCTTTCCAACACGGAGCTGCCGGCTGCCAGCCCGTGTGCCGCGTCGGGCAGCGAGCGGTGTCTGGGCGCAGGCTGCTGGGCgctccgccgccccgccgccccggccgagGCCGCGGGGCCGGACGGCGAGGCGGCCCTGGGCGCCTCGGGCAGTCGCTTTCCCTGCCCGTCCAGCAACCACACCAAGCTGAAGAAGACCTGGCTGACGCGCCACTCGGAGCAGTCGGCGCCGCGCTGCAAGGCGCTCCGGCGAGAGGGGCCTGGCGGCACCCCCGAGGCGCCCGCCGAGGGCAAGCGGGCGGCCAAGCGGCCGCACGGCTCCGGCGACGGGCCGCGGGGCGCAAGCGAGGGCCCCGGCGCTGCCAAGCGGGGCGCCAAGGCTGCGGATCGCGCGGGcgccgcctgccccggcgcCCAGGAGAGGACGGCGCTCCCGGAGGCGAGGAACACGGAGCTGGGAGAGGGAG GGGCACGGAgctgcgcgggcgcggggcccccggagcggcggcgcctGCAGAGCGTGCCCTGCACGGCCCTGCCCGCCAGCATCCCGCGGTGCTGCGCCTGCGCGGCCGGcgcccgggccggccccggggccgaCGGCGAGGACGACGACCCCCCCGAGAGCGCCTGCAGGCTGCTGCACTTCCGCAG GTTTGCCTTTGGGGCGAGCGGGGAGCTGAGCGTGGACGGCTTTTGCACGCTGGACGAAGCGGAAGGGGAGATGCTGCACCTGGACGTCGGCAGCAAGGAGAGGaggagcaagagcagcagcagcctctgcctggCCAAGTACCTGCTGTCGGTGCTGGGCGACCCCTTCTGCGAGGCCGTGCGGAGAGACAGGGAGGCTTGGCTGGGAGCCCGCGGGGCGCACGAGC GGTTGGCGGCCTGGAGGCGCGGGGAAGGAGCCCCCCAGCTCTGCGACGCCTGCCAGCGCGGCCTCTTCAACTCCCACTGGAGCTGCGCCAGATGTGGGTTCCAGCTGTGCCCCGACTGCCACCGCGGCAGGCGGCAGGAGGTCGGCCCAG AGGACGCAGCACAGCCGGCTGAGTGCGTCCCTGGGCAGGACCACGACGTCAGGTCCCTCGTCCCCACGCAGTTCGTCCCCATCCACG TGCTCACCGAGCTCTGGAAGCTGCTGCACGAGGTCCGGGCCAAGTTCGACATCAAGTCGCGCTGCCCCTGCggggggggcgccgcggccgggggcccggcggaggcggcgggcagCAGGCAG GAGGAGCCGGGGGAGGAGATGCCGTGTCTGCAGCCCAGCAGCGACGGCGAAGCCGACGCGTCCGGGCCCATCGAGGACG agagccccgcgccggggccgcgctcgccgGGGGGGCCGGTGCCCCGAGGGGCCGTGCAGACCGCCACGCTCTGCGACCTCCTCGCCTCCACCGCCGTCAAGCTGTGCCTGGGGCGCAACGGCGTGCGCATGGCCTTCGCGCCCGTCTCGCCCGCCCTGCCCAGC GACACCCGCCTCGCCAGCATCCTGGACAGCATCATCGCCCGCGTGGTGGAGAGGAAGATCCAGGAGCGGCaggcgggcggccccggcgccgccgagccccccgcctCGCACTGCCTGCTGGCGCCCGGCGGGCTCCTCTGGCTCCACGAGCCCAACCACGCCACCAACTACCAGCTCTTCCAGGAGCACTGGCGGCGGGGCCAG CCAGTCCTGGTCTCTGGGCTGCAGAAGACGCTGGACGGGCGCCTGTGGGGGCCGGAGTCATtccggccggccggcggggaGCAGGAGGTGGAGGCGGTGAACCTGCGGGCGCAGCCGGGCCGCGTCAGGCTCAGCAGCAAGGAATTTTGGGACGGCTTCGCCGCCAGCGCCG CGTGCCCCGAGCCGGAGCACGGAGGTGACCTGCTGAAGCTGGAGAGCGGCTTTGGAGACATGCAGCTGTGCCG GGCCGCCAACCTGAGCGCCAGCCTGCCGCTGCTCGAGTACTGCGGGCCCGACGGCCGCCTCAACCTGGCCTCCTACCtgcggggcgagcggggccggcgctggcTGCGGCCCCGCATCTGCGTGGCGTACG ggctgctgctgcaagcCGAGGAGGACGGCGTGGACGCGCCGCTCAAGCAGCGCCTCTGGGacgcccgcagccgccccggcgccctGTGGCACATCTTCCGCGCCGAGGACGCCGGCCGCATCCGGGATTTCTTGCAAAAG GCCTGCCAGGACCACGAGCGGGACGGGGCGGCCCAGCCGGAGCCTGCTGCCCGCTGCAGCCACTACCTGGACCTCTCGCTGCGGAGGAGGCTGCGCGAGGAGTGCGGCGTCAGCAGCTGGACGCTCCTGCAGTTCCTCGGGGACGCCGTGCTGGTCCCCGCGGGGGCTCCGCACCAG CACTCGGGGCAGGTGCAGACCCTCACCGGCACCGTCAGCGTGGAGCAGCGGTTCCTCTCGCCGGAGAACGCCGCCCGCCTCAGGGACTacagcgccggccccgccggggccgcacGCTGCCTCCGAGCCCAG ATGGACGGCATGATCTTCTCGGCGGTGCGGGAGGCCGTGGGCGTCTTGCAAGGCTGCAAGTAG